The following is a genomic window from Gallus gallus isolate bGalGal1 chromosome 21, bGalGal1.mat.broiler.GRCg7b, whole genome shotgun sequence.
TTCTGCCTTCTGCTGggcagatttcttcttttgcaggATAGCTTTCTGGACAagctggtttttctttttcaatgcatttatttttagtttatttgAAGACATTTTGCTAATCTCAACGTTGAAATTAAGTCTTTTTGGCTGACCCATTCGCCTGAAGGCATTCTTTCCAGGACCAGTGATGACAACCATGCCATTCTTAGGCTGCACTGTCTGTTTCAGTGgtactgggttttttttgggcGTGTACCGCTTTTTGTCACTGGCAGATGCACAGGCCAGTATGTGTTTGTGTAACTCAGGCATGTTATCGACACTTTTCCCACATTTTGTGCATCGGATGGCAGTAGTGAAAGTCTGTGGAATATTGTGGGTAGTGAAGTTTGTTGCAGTAACGCCAATACCCATAGGATTTCGATGGTGATACTGAAATGGAGGTGGTTTAAAGCTTGGGTAGTGTTGATTGAGGCCCATACGAACATCTGGATCTTTAGATTTTACCCCAGAAGCCATTATTTTTATAGTAGTATAAAGCTCTTCAGAGGAATCATTTAGATCTTcgtcttcttcctcctctttagAAAGTTCTAAAGAGTCTTCTGACAGGCTCTGCATGTGCTCTATGTTGGCCTTACTGGGGTCAGTAAAATTCTGGGGTCTCAAAGTCCCGCTTTCAAACTCATGATGTGTGCACACTttgtctggatggagatctcGCTGGTGCTGTTGCAAATTGCACAAAAAAGCAAATTCCTTTTTACACACTGAGCAAGCAAAGATATTTCCTACTCCGTGAAGCAGAAAGCGATGTTCTGACAAGCCTGTTTTATCCCTAAAAAGCTGTACACAGAATTCACATTTGAAGGGCCATTCTTCAGCATGGACGGATAAATGCTTAGTTAGGTCtttaatagaaagaaaaggtgaTTCACAGACATTGCACACAAAGCTTTTATTGAATGTTTCCTGCACTACTCCCGATTCACTTGCAGTACGAGGATCTTCTCTGGCCTTCTGCTCATTTTCAgtttcctcctgttttattattgGAAGAGTATTTTCAAGGTTATCAGCAGAAGAAACAACGGAAGAAACCACTGAAAGAGGAGGGGGAGATGGAGATGAtgatgaggaggaagatgagaaggaggaggatgaagaagaggaagaagaagaggaagagagagtaGGAGGACCAggtgaagcagcagaaatgagcGGTTCAACTGAAGGAAcaggagatggagatggagaaaCTGTAGGTGAAAGAACTGGTAGTGGAGACTGGGTAGTAGTGTTTGAAAGTGGCGATGGACAAGAGGAAGTGTTAGTGGCACTAGCAGAGACATCTGGAATTGATAAAGGCATTGTTGGAAGAAGGGGAGGAGGTGATGTAGCGACTGTTAAAACAGGTGGGCAGggtggtggggaaggaggatTAGTTGGTGTTAACAAAGGAGGCAGCTGACACATGGAAGGTACAACAGATGTGTGTGGCACAAGGGAAACAGAGGAACTAAGGGGCTGAGTGTCAACAGAAGACGATGCAGACAGACTGGGGTCTGTGTCTGGTTCTGCCTGAGACTCCAGGGATTTGCTTGGGCTTGGGCTTCTGTTCACACTGGGTGCACTGTCTGTGGCTGCATCCATTCCATTATACTCATTCAGCAGAACCTTCTGTAACATGCAAGTGGttggtttcttctttttaacGCCACTACAGGTTGGTTGAATGGAATTTTCTCTGTATTCCCGAACTTCAGCATCACTGCAGGGCTTCTTGTGCACACTTAAATCTAATACAGATTCCCAAGGAACCTGATGCTTATTTTTGATATCAGACCTTTGTTTTACACCACTAGACAAATCCAGGGGTTGCTGGTTGCATACATTGCCAAAGGTTGGAGCCACTGTCCAGTCTTTTGATGTTTTGAAGTCTTCGAAGCAAAGAGGGCTCACagtctctctctcctctcttccagtTAGGCTCCAAGCAGGTGAGTTGCTGTGGCTTTCTAACTTTGGCATTTTTGAACTTCGAAGACTATCATTCCACACAGTTTTTCCCTCACCTGATTTGACAAAATCTCGAAGTACTGGACTGTGCTGTGGAGAACTGGGAGGAGAGCTGGTCCTTCTTTTAAATCTACTGGATACTGGAGGCAAAATAGATGATGATGCAACAGAAGGTCCTAGCTTAGGGATTTCACTTGATGGAGTTATCTTCTTACTGTCCTGTGTCTGAAGAAGCTGTTTTAATTTTGATGACAAATAAACGCTTTTGTCTTTATGAAAAGGTAAGCCCTCTGTTGAAATGCTAAGAGGAAGACTTAAGGAACTAGTAGGAGTTATAGGTTCTGgttctatttcagtttttatttttggtacAAGAGGAGGGCTGGCAGTTCTCCTCTTTTTGGATTCATTGCTCCCACTAACAGAGGGCTCCTTAGGAGGCTCATTCACCTGTGTTTGCGTAATCTTTATATTTGAGGAAATTTCCACGGTGACCGGACTGATGATACAATTTAGTCCATACAAGTCTGCAGAGTTGGACTCCATCTGAATCACATCACAATTACTAGTGCTGCTGTTGGACTGAATTTTACCATCAATGTAATAATTtaagttttcagaaatattgcTGGAAATATCCATAATATAGACATCATCTATTTCACCTTCCTCTTCTATTTCAGTACTTGCTATATATACACTCTGCACTGGTGGGGCCTGCTCAGTTTGAAGTGGTGGCTCTTCATGAAAGTATCCTTTTCTTCTGACACCTTTGGGAATAAGATGACGCTCGTGAACCCTGCGCTGATGTCTCCGCATGTTGGTGTGAGTTCCAAAAACCTTTTTGCAGTATTTGCATGGATGCAATTCTTTGGGCTCCTTGTTTTCCTCAGCGAAAGCAGAGTGTGACATTTCTTGGGAGACTTTCTCAGAATCCAAGACAACAGAGTCTTGTACAAGATTGGAAACGTTCAAGTCATCTTTAAGACCATCACTCACAATCACCTGGTTATCAGCAACGTTATCCAAGTGCTGTGATGACGTTAGTGTTAAGAACGGTTTCCTTTTTGGCCCTGCCTCATGGCGCCGTTCATGCCTTCGTCTGTTAATTTGAGTACCAAAGGCTTTCCCACAGTATCGACATTTGAAAGCATGGTTAACAGTAGATATATGAATGTGCATGTGGCGTTCAAGTCCTTGCTTTGTTGTAAACTTCCTCTCACAATGCTGACAAGGAAACATGAATGTTTCCTGAACATCACCATTTGATTCACCTCTTGCTTTTGGAATTTTCACCACAAGTTTCTTTGGAGAGCTCTCTGGAGATTCCTCTGATGTACTCTTTTGCTCTTCCATAGAGTCTAACTTTTCTTCACATATCAAAggcatttcagcattttctttagGCATATTGGTATCTTCcatctcctcttcttcctcttcttcatcctcttcttcatcctcatccAAATCATCTGATGCACAGTTTATTGCttcttcttgtttctcttcGGTCACTATTTGCAGTTCACTGGCAGGACTGGGAATCATCAGCTTTGGAAGTACATCCTGATTTACCATCTCCTGAATCACAGCTGTTTGTTCCAGGGACAGtacagcagaaacagaaggcttttcatcttcttctttATGACCTGACATACGAAGTAGGAAAAGCATGAAACTTTCTGACCAAACACCCTGAAGTACATTACACCTTTCTTCTACCTTTTACACAGTATAAGTCAATACTTTACAACCCCCACAATACCTCATGTCTTTCTCATCACTGTGATTCagtaacaaacaaaaccatactcagaaatttcctttctgaaacttcaggaaaatgaaaatgactgcTGATTCTTAACACAGTGAGATCTTAGGATTGAATATCACGGCCAAAGAATATAAAATAGCAGACTTCAGaacatttaaagaaatgtttgaaaaacCTTCAttggtttttctttcattaaaagaGTGTCAGAAAAGTACAGCTATACATACAGCTAAAGTATCTAGGAAGTCTGTCGTGCAAATTTTGGACTTGGACCATTTTCCCTAAGTTATTAATAACCATATGCACAATACAACCAACTGGACTTATACTGTAATGCATGGCAAGGCATAACTTAGATCTGGCATGGTGCTTTCCAGTCTATGAAATTTCTCTATTAGCCATTGCCTGAATAGCTATTTCCTACACTACTGAATCTGCCTGCACGCATTCCATTTATCAGTTTAACCTGACTGTTTATTCACACCTCTGCATGCCAGTTTTATTTATCTGTTATCAGATAAAcccatttctgaagaaaatatttctttctgccAACTCACACAGAGTTTCTGAAGTGGCTATGAGTATGGACCAGGAAGTTCAACTCCCTTCCCTAGCGAGAACATAAGATATCAGCTATAAAACAGTGCACAGTGTGTGCAAGCAGAAGAGACAACAGAGTGAAGAAATGGGTCAAAAAAGTTAAAtaagtttggaaaaaaatatatctactAGTACCTGTAAGGAGCCTTAGCCATTACTAGTTACACCCACAGCAAAGGCAAGTTTTCCATAATTGttaaacaaaaaaccccacgcatttaaaacacatttaagtCATTTTTACATACATAATATGCAAAAAGCATAATTTTATACATAATCCTTTCAGATCACCTTCAGGACAAGCAGAATGCTTAGCTATTCTATGAATTATGACTATATTTTTCCCTTGTAACACTGATCTTTCTTATACAGTCATTATTACAGCTATTTAACTAAGCTCTAAAGACATTTTTGAATAAGGACTTCTCTGTTAGAAGGGGTTTGGACACAGAAATTTTACAGCatgctgttttttccatttgcagagCTGCCTTACTGACAAAGTTCTGACATCCAAACTGACTGATAACCAAATTGTTTGGGTAAACATGTTCACTTTACTGCCTTAGCATAACACGTTAACTTATTAAACACGATAAAACTTGTCCTTTGATGTAAAAAgataatgagaaagaaaacaataagaTACTTGAGAACTCTCACCCTCTTTAGAATCCCTCATATCTGCTGAAGAATCCAAATCagtctttttctgctttgtatctGTTGCCTTCCTCcccttgtttttgctttcctgagtctttttctttcctgggagaaaaaacaaacaaacattcatTATTCCTGTtgagcaatttttatttttcttatctgaGTGGCAAATTAAAACATCCAGCCTTGGAGTATGACATACTTCTGTAGAAactcttttttcttcaggaacTCAAATGACATCTGCAAGGAAGGAGAGCATTCAGAAAACACATTGACCATAGGCAAAAATTGCtaagcccaagtgcaaaacagaAGAAGCAAGAAAGATGACCTAGAAGAAATTACACATCTGCACGTTTAATTTTGATGTCTAATCTGTGACTATGTATTGATAAGGTAGTAAGTCTCTAGGGcctgaaagaaattaaaagataaTCGTGAGTCTCTAAAAACCCAGTACTCAAAAATATCTTACAAAGCAAGCACAGACTACAAAGGAAATCTATTGTGACACAGTTAAGCAGCTCAAGTCATAGTTATTAATTACCTTCAATCAGTGAGATTACTGTATTTCATACAAGTGTATGGAAAATGTATTACTATTCTTTAGTGTTAATTGGAAGGCTGTACCAAGTAGCAGCTCACAGAGGCTTCTAAACCTTTTTGAATTATGACGTGGAGAAGAGTTATAATCAAAGCAGTGAAATACAAACATGATGTTGACCAACATAGcaaaagcagtaaaaacaaatgagatgGAACTGGATAACAGCAAACAAGGGTGTATCACCATGTCCACTGACACAACCAAGCTTGCTGATGCTTTCAGTTAGCAAAATTGGGAACTACGTTAGAGTTGCATGAGATAATGAACACAATGAAGATCAGAGGAAAATGGCATTATGCAAAGACCTAATCTGTGTTGCAACATGCAAAGACATTCAAAACTTCACCCATATACGCGCTACAAAGTTATAACACTATTTTTTTGATCCTGCTCTTAAAGATTCAGTTCTGCAATCTTTGGAACCGATGGCAAGGACTGGAAGAACAAACAGAACCAAAATCCTCTAACTCAAGTCATCGCAATGAACTTCCACGTGTAAGCATGTGGTGAAAGCACCACTCTCATCTGAAACTTCACACTTCCACACACCCACCTGTTAGGAACAAGAAGCAGCAATCCACATTCCTCTGTTGCTCCCTCTAATGCACAGAATACCACGCTAACACAGTGACCCTTCTTCTCAAGTCAGAAGTGTGAATTATAGCCATAAATTCGTCTCTTATTTAGAAGCACATTTTTCCAGCTCATAATCCTGTCGACAagttcctcctcttcttcatgaaatatttttcacactGTAGGCCAGAAGTCTGaaatgccttttaaaaaaagttCCTCTCTATTCCAACCCAAATTTTCAAAGTATGCACCCCCCTCCCATAGAACTGAGACAGGTcagctttaaaaggaaatacttgtttttatttgaacatTCTACATCGTCCAAATAATTATCTTCATTTCCTCCCAAGGAGCTCAAGTTTCACAGGCGCTCCCCAAATTCCACAGGGCTTTTCAGCTTCATGTGTGtaattatccttttttttcctctcccttttacCAATTTAAGAGTTTTCAGTCTGAGAAACTGATAGTACAGTCGTTCAGAACACACTTTTGTCATCTTTGGAAAAATATGCATGCACTCTTCCTAAGCAGTTCTAGCAATTATCCCATAATATCCTCAAATATTCTATCAGCTCACATTAAACCTTTCCAAAATGAGCGAGCTCTGATTTACTTGAGAATGCAGTGCAAGGCTCCAACACCAAACAGTTTCAAGCTGTCAGCAGTCCACACAGGCACGAGCAGTTTAAGCCCAACTGTATCTGATTTGGTCCGATCTGACCACAATTCAATGCTAAGGACACCTCAGCTATTTGTGACTCCAACATGCAGCACCAAGATCTCAGCAAGAAATTCAAATAGTTTTCCAGAAGTATCTACCATGCTGTCCCAAACCGTTCATGACCTGTACAGTAACAGACACAACAAACATTCTACTTCTAAGTAAAGGGTCTAAGTATTAAATTTCAGTATATTCCTAGGGAATCAGCATTGCATCACAATGTTAAGAGCCACGTAACAAAACACATATTTAGCTATTCAAACTCCCTAAGAGCTATTGTTTTTTTGCAGAGCACTTATTTCAAGACTAACATCTGTATCTTGACTCAACCAACAAAGGCCTGGATGCACCTCTCACCTTTGCCAAGCCTGGCCACAGCTACAGAGAGCTTCACAAGATGGTGCAGCTGGGGATGGTATGGTGGATGAAGTCACTGGCATCTCTACAGTCTGATTCTACAGCAGCCTCAATTTTCAGCATGGTGACAGGTTACTGTAAAAGCCTGCAAACCAAGACCCAGCTCTTTCTCACAGCAAGATGAAAGGGAAAGCGTGCTCTTCAAAATGCAAGATacacaaaagcaacaacaacaaaaaatcactcTGAAGTACTAAAGCAAACAGGTTTTCCAAAGTGTTCTCCATTTATAGAATGCAATATTTACAGCACTTCGAATTACAATCTGGGAAGTCATCAGAATATCAGGATTTGTAACCAAAATGGAGCTATTCAGGTAGCATACTTTTTTTATCCTATTGATGGGAAATAGACCATTTGCAAGATACCGTGGCACACTcctaagaaggaaaaatataaaaaagtaaCCTACTCACTGATACCGttggaaatattttaagctATTGGCCTTTAAGTCCAAATGCATTGGAAGCAAAGTCTCAGCTGGCATCTGTTCACCTTTATAGTGAGCAAAATGCCTGCACACATTTATCAGATGTGCCAGTTCAATTGCTGACACATCAGGATACCATacaatttctgctgttttcttgttaTTAGTTTTAGCCTGTTGGCTTGTAGTTTGCAGCTTTCTCTATAAAGATAAGAAGAGTTCCCTCCAGGGACTGTCCAAGACGGATCCATCCTACGATCCTAACCATATTTGACAGCAGATGTCCAGAAAGAGAATTTAAGAAGAGTATATCCTCGTGGTATGCCTCCTTAGCTTTCAAACTCACCAGATTTCAGGATCTTCTGAAGATATCTAGTGGCTTCTGATAGACTTTCCTTCGTGAGAGTTCCCAAAGTGCTTTTTAAATTCACATAACCATGAAAGATTGACATACTTTCTTCCTGAGTAATTCCAATAAAAACCTCTACCTGCAATTCTGATATCAAAGTATCAACAAGGAATTAACCAAAGGTCTGCCCCACAATTTTCTTGCAATTTAAGACGTCAAGGACTGACAGAAGCCTGCAGGAGGGAAAACAGCTCCTCACAGTACAGAACCTGGTGGAAGCCTGAGTATAAGTACACACGTGCACTTACCATCAGGTTCCTGAAGGGTCCTACATGGCTGCTACGGCCAGCTGGATCCTCCACTTGGTCTAAACAAGAAAGATACAGGAATGAAACACAGGGAAAGTGAAATGGAAACAATgacaaaagaataaatgaaggGCAGAACTTAATATATGTGCATGGGCATTTCAGGAATTGcaaaagaaagatgcaaaggaaactgaatgaaagaaacagacagaaaaacagctaCCTGTCCACAGCAACAAAGGTCAAGAGAGGAATGCAGGAACTTCTGCCTAGCCACTtagagggaaggggagaaggaacCATACTTAAAACTATTTATGCATGCTGTAGACAGGTCAGCAAGAGCATTACCTGCCTTCACCTCCTGCAGTACCCACACAACATTTAGTACAAGCACTGCAATAGGCGCAGATCTCACACTACTGTCAATGGCCAGATAACTGGTCAATATCAACGCTGCAGTGCTGCTTAGTTCAGAGGAGTTCAGGTGACAAGTAATAACTACCTTTATTTGCCTGTGCTTAATTCTACTGACAGACCAAGACATCCCAAAACAATCTGCAGTGCCTGCACTCCAATCCTTGCTGTTAACCAAAATACTAACGGGACTCTACAACAACTGGGTAATTCCTAGTGAGATGGTTCAGTGTGCTCAGATGCCAGGAGGGAAGAAGTTAAATACAGTCTTGCTTGGGAGTTGAATCCTATAATTAAGTATTGCAAAACTATACAAGATGCTATTATCTTTAATGAGCTTTAAGTGCGGCACCAAACACACTCACAGCTCCCACCATAAAGCAGGAAGGGGAATCTCCCATCTGATCTCTCAAGCACTGTTTTGATGCCTTACAAGAAATACCAGAGACAACAGACTGCCATGTTATACCAACAGTGAGAACCACACGGTTTCACGTTGAACTGCAGGCTAACAGCATAGACTTGCTGGTCAAATCCCTTTGGGACtggttcagattttttttctcctttttaaaataccaatattttggCATTAAAGAGAATTAAAGAAAGATTAAAGAGtatctccaagctaaacaatcctTGCAGAAAAGTCACCATAAGCCACAACTCTATAACCATTTCCACATTGCTCAGGTTGAGTTTTCATTTGAGAAATAGTTTGCTGTGCATCAGAATTCCTCTGCTCCCCCATCCAGAATACTAACGGATCTGCCATGTTTTTCatggaaattatttaaatttctaGGTGCATGTGAAAAACTGACTGGTTGTTCTGGGAGACAGGCTAGAAAAAAGCACTGCCTTCTACACATGCAAAAAGTCAttgaaaataacagtaaaaactGCTCTAAAACAATTAAATGAAATCTGTGTCAACTGAAGAAGCATAAAGAAAACCACATTAAGTGATGTCACACAGACTTTTTAGAACTCATCCAACAATGCATGCCACGGTGTCTAAAATTAAGGACCATGCCTATTTAATACACATAATTGATTAAACAGAAAGTGAACTaagcaggaaaagaatgaaaatggtTCTACGTTTCAAAATGCCCATTATAAATATGTGAACATGAAGGCTGCTCCTTTAGCACACTTTTGCTGTTAACATTTAAGTGTCTTGATTCTGTTTTTAGGCTTTCAGTCTGACCACTTGCCATTACCCAAGGTTGGAAGGTACCCACCTCCTGATCCAAAGACACAGAACACATCTGCCAGCACTGACTTCCAGTATCAATACCAAACCCCTCTCAAACTGAATGGTAGAAGACATTGAGAGGATGCAACAGCAGCACATCTCTGTGCAGCCCTAGGGGTGAGATCCAAGACATAAAAGGCACAGCTCGATTTCTGAAACAAACATGTAATTAAAGAGGATGTCAATTAAAATCTCAATGGCTACATACTATCATTGAGAGTCTTATTTCAACAGTGCTGGCAAGTACCTATGAAAACATGCAGAGAAGAGGCAACAACATCCTGATGTCAAGATGACCCTGTTTCCCATCtattattataaataattaaCGGGGCACTTTTCTTGCAGCAGCGTTCTGAAGTTATCTGATAACAGTTCATGTCAGTTTTAGTGTATAGAAACTATCGCCATTAAGTGCGATGTAATTTCAACTTCTGACTCTTGAGGATCATGAGAATAACTCAGAGCTACACCAGATCTCAGTCCTGTCCTGTCAATCTGTCCAAGTCTGACTTATCAAGTAATtgccacagctcagctgcctccCAAAACACGAGGTCTCTGATGAGAAACTGCATGTTTTACCCCATTGTTTTAGTACGTTTCTGTTCTAATTTGCAATTCAATGACCAGTGCAACTGCCTTGCTTAAGGACCATCTacagcagagagaaatacatcctcaacactgaaaataaaagcaaattcaaGGTCTAAAGGATCTCCCACCACATCTTGCAACTCCCCTTCCCTAAAACGTACATTCAAGCTTACACAGTAGAAGCAAAAGGAGGAAGGACAGCATCAGCACTGAAGACAAACTTCGCAGTGCCTGCTAGGATCAAACTGcctctttaaaaaagaaaaaacaaccacctcTATCATTAGGAAAACAATTCTGTCCTATTACAGAAACCGAGTGCCACACAGAAACCATCGCTTCACATATGCAC
Proteins encoded in this region:
- the PRDM2 gene encoding PR domain zinc finger protein 2 isoform X2 — translated: MRDSKEGHKEEDEKPSVSAVLSLEQTAVIQEMVNQDVLPKLMIPSPASELQIVTEEKQEEAINCASDDLDEDEEEDEEEEEEEMEDTNMPKENAEMPLICEEKLDSMEEQKSTSEESPESSPKKLVVKIPKARGESNGDVQETFMFPCQHCERKFTTKQGLERHMHIHISTVNHAFKCRYCGKAFGTQINRRRHERRHEAGPKRKPFLTLTSSQHLDNVADNQVIVSDGLKDDLNVSNLVQDSVVLDSEKVSQEMSHSAFAEENKEPKELHPCKYCKKVFGTHTNMRRHQRRVHERHLIPKGVRRKGYFHEEPPLQTEQAPPVQSVYIASTEIEEEGEIDDVYIMDISSNISENLNYYIDGKIQSNSSTSNCDVIQMESNSADLYGLNCIISPVTVEISSNIKITQTQVNEPPKEPSVSGSNESKKRRTASPPLVPKIKTEIEPEPITPTSSLSLPLSISTEGLPFHKDKSVYLSSKLKQLLQTQDSKKITPSSEIPKLGPSVASSSILPPVSSRFKRRTSSPPSSPQHSPVLRDFVKSGEGKTVWNDSLRSSKMPKLESHSNSPAWSLTGREERETVSPLCFEDFKTSKDWTVAPTFGNVCNQQPLDLSSGVKQRSDIKNKHQVPWESVLDLSVHKKPCSDAEVREYRENSIQPTCSGVKKKKPTTCMLQKVLLNEYNGMDAATDSAPSVNRSPSPSKSLESQAEPDTDPSLSASSSVDTQPLSSSVSLVPHTSVVPSMCQLPPLLTPTNPPSPPPCPPVLTVATSPPPLLPTMPLSIPDVSASATNTSSCPSPLSNTTTQSPLPVLSPTVSPSPSPVPSVEPLISAASPGPPTLSSSSSSSSSSSSFSSSSSSSSPSPPPLSVVSSVVSSADNLENTLPIIKQEETENEQKAREDPRTASESGVVQETFNKSFVCNVCESPFLSIKDLTKHLSVHAEEWPFKCEFCVQLFRDKTGLSEHRFLLHGVGNIFACSVCKKEFAFLCNLQQHQRDLHPDKVCTHHEFESGTLRPQNFTDPSKANIEHMQSLSEDSLELSKEEEEDEDLNDSSEELYTTIKIMASGVKSKDPDVRMGLNQHYPSFKPPPFQYHHRNPMGIGVTATNFTTHNIPQTFTTAIRCTKCGKSVDNMPELHKHILACASASDKKRYTPKKNPVPLKQTVQPKNGMVVITGPGKNAFRRMGQPKRLNFNVEISKMSSNKLKINALKKKNQLVQKAILQKKKSAQQKAELKNSLSESDSHICPYCNREFTYIGSLNKHASYSCPKKPISPSSKKKSSKKGASSSPANSERGSNQRRRTADAEIKLQSMQPHLGKTRARTSGPAQIQLPSASFKSKQNIKFVPPIRSKRPNPSSSLRNSSPVRVSKMTHVDGKKTKVVGKNTSSGISSKATRKLHVRIQRSNKAVLPSRSAVASKKKADRFTVKSRERIGGPITRSLQQAANAEAAENKKDESSTKQELKDFRNIQ
- the PRDM2 gene encoding PR domain zinc finger protein 2 isoform X1, with the translated sequence MRDSKEGHKEEDEKPSVSAVLSLEQTAVIQEMVNQDVLPKLMIPSPASELQIVTEEKQEEAINCASDDLDEDEEEDEEEEEEEMEDTNMPKENAEMPLICEEKLDSMEEQKSTSEESPESSPKKLVVKIPKARGESNGDVQETFMFPCQHCERKFTTKQGLERHMHIHISTVNHAFKCRYCGKAFGTQINRRRHERRHEAGPKRKPFLTLTSSQHLDNVADNQVIVSDGLKDDLNVSNLVQDSVVLDSEKVSQEMSHSAFAEENKEPKELHPCKYCKKVFGTHTNMRRHQRRVHERHLIPKGVRRKGYFHEEPPLQTEQAPPVQSVYIASTEIEEEGEIDDVYIMDISSNISENLNYYIDGKIQSNSSTSNCDVIQMESNSADLYGLNCIISPVTVEISSNIKITQTQVNEPPKEPSVSGSNESKKRRTASPPLVPKIKTEIEPEPITPTSSLSLPLSISTEGLPFHKDKSVYLSSKLKQLLQTQDSKKITPSSEIPKLGPSVASSSILPPVSSRFKRRTSSPPSSPQHSPVLRDFVKSGEGKTVWNDSLRSSKMPKLESHSNSPAWSLTGREERETVSPLCFEDFKTSKDWTVAPTFGNVCNQQPLDLSSGVKQRSDIKNKHQVPWESVLDLSVHKKPCSDAEVREYRENSIQPTCSGVKKKKPTTCMLQKVLLNEYNGMDAATDSAPSVNRSPSPSKSLESQAEPDTDPSLSASSSVDTQPLSSSVSLVPHTSVVPSMCQLPPLLTPTNPPSPPPCPPVLTVATSPPPLLPTMPLSIPDVSASATNTSSCPSPLSNTTTQSPLPVLSPTVSPSPSPVPSVEPLISAASPGPPTLSSSSSSSSSSSSFSSSSSSSSPSPPPLSVVSSVVSSADNLENTLPIIKQEETENEQKAREDPRTASESGVVQETFNKSFVCNVCESPFLSIKDLTKHLSVHAEEWPFKCEFCVQLFRDKTGLSEHRFLLHGVGNIFACSVCKKEFAFLCNLQQHQRDLHPDKVCTHHEFESGTLRPQNFTDPSKANIEHMQSLSEDSLELSKEEEEDEDLNDSSEELYTTIKIMASGVKSKDPDVRMGLNQHYPSFKPPPFQYHHRNPMGIGVTATNFTTHNIPQTFTTAIRCTKCGKSVDNMPELHKHILACASASDKKRYTPKKNPVPLKQTVQPKNGMVVITGPGKNAFRRMGQPKRLNFNVEISKMSSNKLKINALKKKNQLVQKAILQKKKSAQQKAELKNSLSESDSHICPYCNREFTYIGSLNKHASYSCPKKPISPSSKKKSSKKGASSSPANSERGSNQRRRTADAEIKLQSMQPHLGKTRARTSGPAQIQLPSASFKSKQNIKFVPPIRSKRPNPSSSLRNSSPVRVSKMTHVDGKKTKVVGKNTSSGISSKATRKLHVRIQRSNKAVLPSRSAVASKKKADRFTVKSRERIGGPITRSLQQAANAEAAENKKDESSTKQELKDFSYRLRMASRCPSSSSNTSTRQCKKSSCTASPFFKE